In one Thermococcus sp. 2319x1 genomic region, the following are encoded:
- a CDS encoding transcriptional regulator, producing the protein MGDVYDKIEGLLRTLGFKKNELRIYRLLLEKKAPMRITEIKEELGISERSVREHVLNLYKRGVLKRELIQRGWLGYVYSAVSPSELLAKLKENVVKKINEIEKELKNDDI; encoded by the coding sequence ATGGGGGATGTGTACGATAAGATCGAGGGACTCTTGAGGACATTGGGATTCAAGAAAAACGAACTTAGGATATACCGTCTGCTCTTGGAAAAGAAAGCCCCCATGAGGATAACTGAAATAAAAGAGGAGCTTGGAATAAGCGAGAGAAGTGTTAGGGAACACGTCCTCAACTTGTACAAGAGGGGAGTTCTTAAGAGGGAGCTCATTCAAAGAGGCTGGCTTGGCTATGTTTATTCCGCAGTCTCACCTTCTGAGCTTCTGGCAAAACTTAAGGAAAATGTTGTCAAAAAGATAAATGAAATTGAGAAAGAACTAAAAAACGATGATATCTAA
- a CDS encoding nitrilase — MKVGFVQMEPKLLDLNANLSKAEKLIGEAARQGAKLIVLPELFDTGYNFETKEEVEEIAQQIPDGETTQFLVEQAREHEAFIVAGTAEKDERGRLYNSAVIVGPIGWGYIGKYRKVHLFYREKLFFEPGNLGFHVFNIGIAKVGIMICFDWFFPESMRTLALKGADIVAHPANLVLPYAPRAMPIRSLENRVFSITANRIGEERGLRFIGMSQINSPKAEILLRASEDKEEVGVVEINIEEARDKKLNELNDIFKDRRPEYYAI; from the coding sequence ATGAAAGTCGGATTTGTTCAGATGGAGCCAAAGCTTTTGGATCTTAATGCCAACCTCAGCAAAGCTGAAAAATTAATTGGGGAGGCCGCAAGACAAGGTGCAAAGCTCATTGTTCTTCCAGAGCTTTTTGACACGGGTTACAATTTTGAAACGAAAGAAGAAGTGGAGGAGATAGCCCAGCAGATTCCAGATGGAGAAACAACCCAATTTCTTGTTGAGCAGGCAAGGGAGCATGAAGCGTTCATAGTCGCTGGAACCGCTGAGAAAGATGAGAGGGGGAGACTCTACAATTCCGCTGTCATTGTGGGACCAATAGGATGGGGTTACATTGGAAAATACCGCAAGGTTCACCTTTTCTACAGGGAGAAGCTTTTCTTTGAGCCTGGAAACCTCGGCTTTCACGTCTTCAACATAGGTATTGCAAAAGTGGGAATTATGATATGCTTTGACTGGTTCTTCCCGGAGTCAATGAGAACGCTTGCCCTTAAGGGAGCTGACATAGTTGCACATCCGGCCAATCTGGTTCTTCCCTATGCTCCAAGAGCGATGCCAATAAGGAGCCTCGAAAACAGGGTGTTCAGCATAACGGCAAACAGAATCGGGGAGGAGAGGGGGTTAAGGTTCATAGGCATGAGCCAGATAAACTCACCGAAGGCTGAAATCCTGCTCAGGGCAAGCGAGGATAAGGAGGAAGTTGGGGTTGTTGAGATAAACATCGAGGAGGCAAGGGACAAGAAGCTTAACGAGCTCAATGACATCTTCAAAGATAGAAGGCCTGAATACTATGCTATTTGA
- a CDS encoding Nif3-like dinuclear metal center hexameric protein → MVEREKVVAFLDEYLSINSFPDKSRNGLQVEGKEEVEKIAFAVDACMDTFVKARALGADMLIVHHGLIWGGIEYVRGLVQKRLKFLLENEMNLYAAHLPLDVHLEVGNNAQLLKLLGLEPEEPFGEYNGISIGYISEFEEPKPLPLVAQILVEKLKTEYVKAYEFGVDEIKSVAVVSGRGGFAIPEAIERGVDLFITGEFLHDDYHAAKEGRLTVIAAGHYATETLGVKALMPILREKFGVKTAYIDNPTGL, encoded by the coding sequence ATGGTGGAAAGGGAGAAAGTTGTCGCGTTCCTTGATGAGTATTTAAGCATAAATTCTTTTCCCGATAAATCCCGAAATGGACTGCAGGTTGAGGGAAAAGAGGAGGTAGAAAAGATTGCCTTTGCAGTTGATGCCTGCATGGATACCTTTGTTAAAGCCAGAGCTCTGGGAGCGGATATGCTGATAGTACATCATGGCCTAATATGGGGAGGGATAGAGTACGTAAGGGGGCTTGTGCAGAAAAGGCTTAAGTTTCTTCTTGAAAATGAGATGAACCTCTACGCCGCCCATTTGCCCTTAGATGTTCACCTTGAAGTAGGAAACAATGCACAGCTTTTGAAGCTCTTAGGTCTGGAGCCAGAGGAGCCCTTTGGAGAGTACAACGGAATAAGCATTGGATACATTTCGGAATTTGAGGAACCAAAGCCTCTGCCTCTAGTTGCCCAGATACTCGTGGAAAAGCTGAAGACCGAGTATGTAAAAGCCTATGAATTTGGAGTAGATGAAATAAAAAGCGTTGCCGTGGTTAGCGGCAGGGGAGGGTTTGCTATACCGGAGGCAATAGAGAGAGGTGTTGACCTCTTCATAACCGGAGAATTTTTGCACGATGACTATCACGCAGCCAAAGAAGGGAGACTAACCGTTATAGCGGCAGGACATTATGCCACAGAAACCCTCGGCGTTAAAGCCTTAATGCCCATCCTAAGAGAGAAATTTGGGGTCAAGACTGCCTACATTGACAATCCCACAGGTTTATAA
- the alaS gene encoding alanine--tRNA ligase, with protein sequence MIMDMSTRMFKEEGWIRKTCKVCGKPFWTLDPDRETCGDPPCDEYEFIGNPGIPKKYTLDEMREKFLSFFERRGHGRVKRYPVLPRWRDDVLLVGASIMDFQPWVISGEADPPANPLTISQPSIRFTDIDNVGITGRHFTIFEMMAHHAFNYPGKPIYWMDETVEYAYEFFTKDLGMKGEDITFKENPWAGGGNAGPAFEVLYRGLEVATLVFMQYKLAPSDADPSQVVEIKGDKYVPMDTRVVDTGYGLERLVWMSQGTPTAYDAVLGYVIEPLKKMAGIEKIDNRILMENSKLAGMFDIEDMGDLRVLRETVAKRVGIDADELTRLVRPYELIYAIADHTKALTFMLADGVVPSNVKAGYLARLLIRKSIRHLRELGLEIPLSEIVAMHIKELHRTFPEFKEMEDVVLDIVDVEEKKYAETLNRGSGLVKREIEKLKKQGINELPLEKLILFYESHGLTPEIVREIAEKEGIKVKVPDNFYSLVAKEAEKTAKKEEEKKVVDFELVQNLPDTRTLYYEDPFMKEFDAKVLRVIDDWVVLDQTAFYPEGGGQPCDLGELNGIKVLDVQKVGKVILHKVEKPEAFKEGDTVHGKIDWQRRIQHMRHHTGTHVLMGALVRVLGKHVWQAGSQLSTDWARLDIAHYKRISEDELKEIELLANRVVMEDREVKWEWLPRTEAEQKYGFRLYQGGVVPGRIIRILNIKDWDVQACGGTHLPRTGLIGPIKILRTERIQDGVERIIFTCGEATVKEWQKEREILSKTSDVFKVSPEKLPETAERFFEEWKQARKEVEKLNKELAKLLVYELEGKVEKIGEIEFIGAVVEGDIDHLREAALSLKKPKRVVALISEDSKAVVVSVGDEIPHKAGDLIRIITKVAGGGGGGKKDLAQGKIKNVLKAKESLEELKKAL encoded by the coding sequence ATGATCATGGACATGAGTACGAGGATGTTTAAGGAAGAAGGCTGGATAAGAAAAACCTGCAAGGTCTGTGGAAAGCCTTTCTGGACGCTTGACCCAGATAGAGAAACCTGTGGGGATCCTCCATGTGATGAGTACGAATTCATAGGGAACCCGGGTATTCCAAAGAAGTATACCCTCGATGAGATGCGTGAGAAGTTCCTGAGCTTTTTCGAGAGAAGGGGACACGGAAGAGTAAAACGCTATCCCGTTTTACCCAGATGGAGAGACGATGTGCTCCTCGTTGGGGCATCAATTATGGACTTTCAGCCGTGGGTCATAAGCGGTGAAGCCGATCCCCCGGCAAATCCGCTCACGATAAGCCAGCCATCAATAAGGTTTACCGACATAGACAACGTTGGAATAACTGGCAGGCACTTCACGATATTTGAAATGATGGCACACCATGCTTTCAACTATCCGGGTAAACCGATTTACTGGATGGATGAGACCGTTGAATATGCCTACGAATTTTTCACCAAGGATTTGGGGATGAAAGGAGAGGATATAACCTTCAAGGAGAACCCCTGGGCTGGTGGAGGAAACGCTGGTCCGGCTTTTGAGGTGCTCTACCGCGGTTTAGAAGTTGCCACCTTGGTGTTCATGCAGTATAAGCTAGCCCCTTCAGACGCTGATCCCTCTCAGGTTGTTGAGATTAAGGGAGATAAGTATGTCCCGATGGATACAAGGGTAGTTGATACTGGATACGGCCTTGAGAGGCTTGTGTGGATGAGCCAAGGCACTCCAACGGCATATGATGCAGTGCTGGGCTATGTTATTGAGCCCCTTAAAAAGATGGCTGGAATTGAAAAAATAGACAACAGAATCCTCATGGAAAACTCAAAATTAGCGGGAATGTTTGATATTGAAGATATGGGTGATTTGAGAGTATTGAGGGAGACAGTTGCAAAGAGAGTTGGAATTGATGCAGATGAACTTACGAGGCTTGTAAGGCCTTATGAACTGATATACGCAATAGCCGACCACACAAAAGCCCTAACGTTCATGCTCGCTGATGGTGTTGTTCCCTCTAACGTTAAAGCTGGTTACCTTGCCAGACTGCTTATAAGAAAGAGCATAAGACACCTCAGGGAATTGGGTTTGGAGATTCCTCTCAGCGAGATAGTTGCAATGCACATCAAAGAGCTACATAGAACATTCCCAGAGTTCAAGGAAATGGAGGATGTCGTTCTTGATATTGTCGACGTTGAAGAAAAGAAATACGCAGAGACCCTAAACAGAGGGAGCGGATTGGTCAAGAGAGAAATCGAGAAGCTTAAAAAACAAGGCATTAACGAACTCCCCCTCGAGAAGCTTATCCTCTTCTACGAAAGCCACGGCTTAACACCTGAGATCGTCAGGGAGATTGCGGAGAAAGAAGGCATAAAGGTCAAGGTTCCGGACAACTTCTACAGCTTAGTTGCCAAAGAGGCTGAAAAGACTGCCAAAAAAGAGGAGGAAAAAAAGGTGGTGGACTTTGAGCTCGTTCAAAACTTGCCAGATACGAGAACCCTCTACTATGAAGATCCGTTTATGAAGGAGTTTGATGCAAAAGTGCTTAGGGTAATAGACGACTGGGTGGTTTTGGATCAGACCGCATTTTATCCCGAAGGTGGAGGTCAGCCGTGTGATTTGGGCGAGCTCAACGGGATTAAAGTGCTCGATGTCCAGAAGGTTGGCAAAGTAATCCTCCACAAGGTGGAGAAGCCTGAAGCTTTCAAAGAAGGAGACACCGTTCACGGAAAAATTGACTGGCAGAGGAGAATACAGCACATGAGGCACCACACCGGTACTCACGTCCTCATGGGAGCCCTTGTCAGGGTTCTCGGAAAACACGTCTGGCAGGCCGGTTCACAATTAAGCACCGATTGGGCTAGGCTGGATATAGCTCACTACAAGCGCATCAGTGAGGATGAGCTCAAGGAGATAGAACTCTTGGCTAACAGGGTTGTAATGGAAGACAGGGAAGTAAAATGGGAATGGCTGCCAAGAACCGAGGCGGAGCAAAAGTATGGCTTTAGGCTTTATCAGGGAGGAGTGGTGCCGGGAAGGATAATCAGAATTTTGAACATTAAAGACTGGGATGTGCAGGCATGCGGTGGTACCCACTTACCCAGAACGGGCCTAATAGGTCCAATAAAGATACTTAGGACGGAGAGAATACAGGATGGAGTTGAGAGGATAATATTCACATGTGGTGAGGCAACTGTCAAGGAATGGCAAAAGGAAAGGGAGATATTAAGCAAAACGAGTGACGTATTTAAAGTTTCTCCAGAGAAACTGCCGGAGACCGCAGAGAGGTTCTTTGAAGAATGGAAGCAAGCAAGGAAAGAAGTGGAGAAGCTCAACAAAGAACTTGCGAAGCTTTTAGTCTATGAGCTCGAGGGCAAAGTTGAGAAAATAGGAGAGATTGAGTTCATTGGGGCGGTGGTTGAGGGTGATATAGACCATCTGAGAGAAGCGGCTTTGAGTCTCAAGAAACCAAAAAGGGTTGTTGCTTTGATAAGTGAAGACAGCAAAGCCGTTGTGGTCAGCGTTGGTGATGAAATACCACACAAAGCCGGTGATTTGATAAGGATAATCACAAAGGTTGCAGGCGGAGGCGGTGGAGGTAAGAAAGACCTCGCCCAAGGAAAGATAAAGAACGTTCTGAAGGCTAAGGAATCTCTGGAGGAGCTTAAAAAAGCCCTTTAA
- a CDS encoding metallophosphoesterase, which yields MKNFSYDSLSLELKTSFGRTLVLADPHIAFELSRGLRVRTKFEKNLAEFIKEKDPELVIILGDIKEPLGMSRFVKKLLMEFFSEIAEYSIVITKGNHDGKIEEVTKEFRNVNVVSHFLLDDILFLHGHQNLPEVEFEKAFLGHIHPAISLRIGGNIRKVKCFFKVGDFLILPTVNPYIEGFDVREGIKMIPFLKDSSSGEAFLGDGTYIGKIELNRKA from the coding sequence ATGAAGAACTTCTCCTATGACAGCCTCTCCCTTGAATTGAAAACATCTTTCGGAAGGACCCTTGTTCTTGCGGATCCCCACATAGCTTTTGAACTTTCGAGGGGACTAAGGGTAAGAACAAAGTTCGAAAAAAACCTTGCGGAGTTTATAAAAGAGAAAGATCCGGAGCTGGTGATTATTCTAGGAGACATAAAAGAGCCCCTCGGAATGAGTAGATTTGTCAAAAAGCTCCTGATGGAATTCTTTTCTGAGATTGCGGAATATAGCATTGTCATAACAAAGGGAAACCACGATGGAAAGATAGAAGAAGTTACAAAGGAATTCAGAAATGTAAATGTAGTCAGTCATTTTCTCCTTGATGATATACTTTTCCTCCATGGACACCAGAACCTTCCGGAAGTTGAGTTTGAGAAAGCTTTTCTGGGGCACATTCACCCTGCGATCAGCTTGAGGATTGGAGGGAACATTAGAAAAGTCAAGTGCTTCTTTAAAGTTGGGGATTTTCTGATTTTGCCCACGGTAAATCCCTACATAGAAGGGTTCGATGTGAGGGAGGGCATAAAAATGATTCCATTTTTGAAAGATTCTTCATCGGGAGAGGCTTTTCTTGGAGACGGAACCTATATTGGTAAGATTGAGCTAAACCGTAAGGCTTAA